The Plasmodium sp. gorilla clade G2 genome assembly, chromosome: 5 DNA segment tttaaagaatattatgtttgatatttattattaccatatatatttttatattataaaaatatcagaatattatataaataaatcttAAAAGATCATCatcttaaatattatatatatatatatattcacatatatatttttatatttttatatttttataataccataatatttattttgttatatataaatattattgcatataataattattttcatcctttaagataaatttttttttttttttttcttattatttcatattgtgtgtcttttttttttttttttttttttaaacattatcaagaatatatatttttttttttttttttttttttcatttggaaatttaacattatatatttataaaaaaaaatagcagagataatataattagatatatatatatatatatatatatatatatatatatattaatgagagactaatgaataaatatatatatatttatatttatatattgatttgtttattataaaagatattatatgtttttataatcattttcAAGAgcttataatttatatatagttaaaatatatttgtgatatttgatatttatttaattataaaaaaaaaaaaaagaaacaactgtatttatttatataaataataaatatctaTATGTTTGtgattaaattatattttatgttatgTGTATGTTGTGtcgataaaaataaataaatatatacacatatatatatatatatatatattatcattatatttacaatCCCAGGTGTgctataaattaaaaaaaaaatgaaggtTAAGAATACTTCCTGCTTACGCacgaataaaaataatgtggATGACAAAAAAAGTGATAACAAAGGAaaggatataataatagaaaaagaTGCAAAATTAAAAGAGAAAATGTTCAAATTAGATTATACAAAAGAGGATATTTACagtaataaagaaaaagaaaatgataaagaaaagaacaatataatgaatgataaaacaaaaaagaaagacaccaaattaataaatattaatcagaacaattatgattataataaagaggaaaataaaaataatataaatgttctaaatgaagaatataaaaataatcatacTATAAATggacaaaatataaatacaattaATGTACCacatattgataataaaactatcgaaaataatataaaaaaaatagaaagcTCAGTTAATCAATTAAACGaaattgaagaaaatattatgaaagaTATCAAAGAATGTGATACATTTATAGAATTTTATGATAAATCAAAAACTCTTTTAGACTCTAAAGATTTTAATAGTGATGTAGGAAGAGAAGAAGAAATTGATCaaattagaaaaatattaatcaGGTGTTCTAATAAATTACAAGGAGAAGGTATATTCTTAACAGGACCAAGTGGACAAGGTAAAACATATAgtatattctatataattaatgaaatagctatagaaaaagaaaataaaaaaaaaaaaaactcaaaccaaaacaaaaataataatattaataataataataataataatataaacaagaacattaaaaataataacaaaagaaATAACAACAGTGtcaataaaaatgaaacacAAACTGATAAAGTAATgcaaaaatatgaacatatcGATTCTTCCTACTTTTATGTTTCATGCTCAAATTGTGAAAGACCATATGATATTTTTGTAGATATATTACAACAAATTATGAAGAAAGAcaaaaaagatattttaagtaatataaaagaaaaatatcatTTGAATGGATTAGAAgaagtaaaaaaattatttatcaaTTATACTAgcaaattaaataatttaaaaattgttATTGTAGATGAATTAGATTTTATTGCTACTAGAAATGTTAGATTAGAATTAAAGACAAAAACACAAAATAGAAATCAAAATGAAGATGTTGTAAAAGCTTTATTTGAATGTGTTCAACATCCTAAAAGTAAAATTATTCTAATAGGTATTGCCAATAGTTTAGATTTAATAAAAGATTATAATCATATGAAAATTAAtcgaattatatataaaccatataatgaaaaacaatttatgaatattataaagaataaGTTAGATGCACTAGAACAAGAATTGGTCAATAAACTTTTTAAAGGAGTATCTTTAAATGTACATGTTAGACAAATATCAAATCGTAACGGTGATATACGATCATGTTTTGATGCTATATTAAGAGTATTTTCAGACAAAATTATAGATCtagaagaaagaaaaaaaaacctaataaaattaaaagaagaaattatgatgaatcaaatatttaataaacaagaaaaaagaaatttgtatcttttattaaatgatgaaaatattgtaaaagatataaatacaaGAAGAAACCATGCTTCCAATGaacaagataataaaaataatgataaacaaacatgtacaaaaaaaagaggaCTAAATCATTTGGACCAAGATTTGTCATATAATGAAAGatcaaatgaaaataaaaatgatcacaattattataatactaGTCCTAATaatacaagaaaaaaaagtaaaataaataaagaaataaatatagatgattcatcaaatatatttattgacaATAATTATCTTAAAAATGATACTACTattgataattttttcattgaagaaaatattacaCCTATGCCAAATCTGAAAGAttatacaaatgataatGGATTCTATAATAGAGCAAAGTATTTAAAATTTAcagatttaaaaaatgaatcatCCTTTGGATATGAAACATTAAGAAAAGaagttataaaaatacaaaataataatgaaaccTTGAGTGAAATATTAATTAGAAAACATTTCCACacaaataatcataataaaaataataataataataataatagcaataataataataataattatgaatataatagtgatgataatagATCCTTTTGCACCTTCGGGGATTATACACCAAAACAATATTATGAAAGTCCATTTaaagttttatataaaaatgaaataaataatgaaatgcATCAGTTTGAAGATaaagaagatatattaaataatattgatatcgagaaattattaacatttgatgtaattattaataatcaaatacaaaatatacaacacaaatataatacttattcatcatcaaataataataataataatgcagTTATGATTacagatattaaaaaaattacagaTAAAATACCATTAGAAGAACATAAAGATATTCTTCTAAAAATTAAAAGCTTACCTTTAATACaaaaattatgtttatatgcATCTTGTAATGTTGTTAATGATACACacttaaataattatcaagATGAAGAACATgaacatttattaaaaaataaaattcaaaATATTGAAATCACATATACAGATATACAAAAAGGTTTTAGAAACTTATGTAGTAACCTATCAGAAACGAGTTATATTAAAGATATTCTAGAAGGAAATACTATGGATCAATCTATTGAACATTTTGAAGAACTTGGTATATTAAtcaattcaaaaaaaaatcaaaaaataaaagaaaaaaaaaatattaaagtaCCAAAAGGTTTAACTCCAAGATTTGCTAAtctcaaaaataataaaaacttcTCAtcacaaaataaattaaattctatatattattttaatctTCCTGTATCTGTTATTAAGCAAACATTAAAGGAAATTTCTTCTATCCTTTCAAGTCTAGATAGAAATGCaaacttttaaaaataaataaataaataaatatatatatatgtatatatattttacctttatattaattaaattatcttATTATAAAATGCACACTAACATGTCCACactagaaaaaaaaaatatatgaattttaCATGACAATATATAGATTTTATATCAATcatattgtaaatatatatatatatatatatattggtgagtgtttaaaaatatttatacactTTTGATATAAgacaaatttatttttaataattttattattccttttttttttttttttttttttttttttagtgttatatatttaattatgaacaaataaaaaaattattgacAAAAATtagtatatttataaaaaaaataaaaaatatttatatatatatatatataatataataaataataatatatgtttgtaatcaaataaataaacaaatatatttacatatcaACGGATTAACATTTTTGGGgatacttaaaaaaaaaaaaaaaaaaaaattatactaaaatataaactataatatatatatatatatatatattatataagttGAATAAAGCCataaatattgtaaaaatCCTAAAAACTATATGATTTCAAAATTTGTAtctcataaataaaaatgttctCATTCATAACAACatatttctataatatatatattccctGTCTATtcattctatatattttttttttctataatagttttcataaaaaaaaatgagaaaaaaaaaaaaaaaaaatcttgaAATGTTTACTTTATATTACCGTTTTGAAAATTcatttcataaatattatttaatattttttttttcgtcaACAATTTGTCttgatattattacaaaCACTATTACATAtgttaacatataatatatatatatatatatatatatatatatatataacttgtacttatatatatagagtcTTCTACTTGTGTTTATATCttattttaatacatttcTCTCTTCACATTTCACATATcacttaatattttttatttttgttttttttttttttttttactcttTCCTTCGTTTATTaaattgataaaaaatataacttatgcgatatatttttctaattaaaaaaaaaaaaaaaaaaaaaaaaaaaaatattcctcTTTCTATACATAAAATGTTGTAAGTAGaatatacaataatatataaataaaaacatatatataaatatatatatgttataagtgatatatattaaaaattttattaattatcaGTAATCCAAATAAAACCCAAAGGGTTtgagaaaatgaaaaattaaaataaaatgatataatatataagacatataaatatataatataaataattatgaaaaaaaataatatggaacatacaatatatatatatatatatatttatgtatgactgtgttttattttattatattttaatttatattatttgtttatattttttgtgattaattataattatgttcTCCATTTTAATCATAAATTTCTTCTTcctcttcttcattttctttctCCTTTTCTACTTCCTCGTCATCTTCCTCTTTTCTTTGTTCACTTCCTTTCCATTCATTTGAATTATCTCTTTCActtgtattatcatttttctttttggtATCATCTTTTTctgaattaaaagaaatagatCTAGACACTTGTTCTTTTCTAGAATGTTTACTTGAGTTTCTGGTTTCATCACTATAATCATcgttactattattatatttagatttataattttcatttcttttgtCATATCTACTAGTTCTTCGACTAGTACTTCTATAAGATTTATCATATCTTCTTTTATCTCTATATCTTGATGTATTATTACGATATTCTCTTGATCTTCTACTTAAACTTCTATCATGATTTTTATCACGATATCTGTCATAACTTTTCATGTGATAACTTTTTCTATCTCTATAACTACTCATTTTTCTATCATAACTATTTCTATATCTAAATCTTTCTTTTGATCTTTCGCGTCTTCTTATTTTATCTCTTGAATGGGATCCATATCTTGAATTTGATTTAGATATATATCttcttcttattttattatctggATTTTTTCTATATGCATATCctcctttttctttatatctCATATGTCTTGGATCTGATCTTCCTTTTTGTGCTACAAAAACTTCTATTCTACTCCCATCAATGTCTGAACCattcatttcttttaatgCTTGTTCAGCATCCTTTGCATCATAAAATTCGACAAATCCAAAACCTCGAGGTTCTTTTGTATAATAATCTATTGGTAAATATACATCTTTAATCGCTCCAAATCTTTTAAACTTTTCTCTTACAATTGATGGTGATGTatcaaattttaattttcttatCAATAAGGACATGGGTTGATTCTTCTGATTTATATAAGGccccatttttttttctttctttaatatataaataaataaatgaatacaagtatgtatatatatatatatatatatttatttatttatttatttatatttatattctatttatattatttttcctgacttgttcatatttttttttttttttttggatatactatatatgcaaaatatatatatatatattgcacacatataaatatatatatttatattttggttGACAACTTTACATTAAATACTATTAATGTGTTCCAAACCTttatactattatatatatatatatatatatatgtttatatatttaaaaaaaaattgaactTTTAAttctacatatatgtattatatatgtatggtggtggtaattattatatcttactataaaaaaaaaaaatacatatactagcgatatataaaatatatattatattaattatataatatgtacatgctacaaatatatatataatcagaTTATACTAAGAGACTACAAATTtctacaatatataaataatatgtatatgatacaatatataacaatttatTAGTTAACATAAAATACTTTCTTCCATTCAAGCACTCTTCCTTTGTAACCATTTATATAAAcagtttaataatatatgtacatataatagTTTAcaattcaaaaataaaaataagaagaattgataaaaaaaaaaaaaaaaaaaaaaaaaaaaaaaaaaagagatctattaaaaatgaatggCTTTTTAACGGTAAGAAAtgttatgatataatataataggtttattataataatatatatatatatattgttaattttatattaatttattttgtacatttaatatataaagtatGTTTTTCACGTGtaaatatttcttcatatgtacatttttaatatatatcttacttaattatatatatatatatataaatctttattttaatatattcctttgtttatatatttatattttattcaagtatttttaatattcttatataatgCAATTAAACTTTTCATCTATTTTAAAATGACATTTTTCCATAAACTTTTTATACTATTTTattcttcataattattggcttaattttttttttaattttttttttttttttttttttttgttcatgacaaatttaatatataaaaaactaAAATggatattacatatataatatatatataatattattatattatatatattatatatatataatatatataaatatatattattaaataaaaataatttcaacaaaatattttatttatattatatattacttgcaataatatggaaatatatgtatattgaGTTGAataccttttttttatactatgatatatataatatttcaaaattataaaatgaaaaaatatttatatatatatatatttatattattttatataatatgaactCCTGAAGAGGAAATCGTAAATTTtttgattatataataattttattacttctttattttcttaaataacatattataatgagaaaaaaaaaaaaaaaaaaaaaaaaagaaataataaaattaaatacaatacaataaaaaaaacacgagccttttttataatattatattatattatataatatatatatatatatatatatatatatgtatataattttttttttttttttttttttttttttaaagaagaaATGAGGGTCTTTAAtagaatttaaaatatttaaaatgacataataattatattatattttaaaacaaataaaaaaaaaacatatgtattatatatatataacatatcaATAGTAatagaatattatattttcgtTATTAcaaattgtaaatatatatatctttttgttaacgataattttatataaaatatatatttataatatatatattccttttaatgtataatatatttgatataaaaattatatatgatataattattCCATATAAATTCCTTAATTATgctaaaaggaaaaaatatcacatatatttatatacccataaataaatactttttaattttttcttttttttttcttttttttgagcTTTAATATAAGGAAAAGGACAAAGGATATTTACTTGTACCTAACAATCATACTTTATAAATTCAAATTGTGTATAGaaaattcatttaaaaaaatatataaaataaaaatcattttaataatatttaaaaaaatgttttatcaAGTTTATCTTGATTCTCTTAAATTGGTTCTTGAATAAATTTACAAgtctatttattttaatttttttctccttccattatatcataataaaaaaactaCTATCACCAAAATAAAgtcttttaataattcacacatatataaatataatatatataatgtatatattacatatcgcttaatatattttcttcatgtaattattattatccttacgaaatatattttttaatataccactttattaacattttatatacttAAAAAGTGAcaccaaaaaaaatacatatatatatacatatatatatcattttattatatatatttataatatatattatttttttttttctgtacccctctgtttataaaaaaaattattttaccATGAatctttctttatataaaccatttgtctatttttttaaaagaacacACGTgctataattaataatatataaatatatattataaaagtgttaagtttttattttattttttttgattttataataatgaacgccaaacattatttttttcatccacattatgtgtgtataagaaaaagaaaaaattataaaaataaaataaatgataatttaaaaaatttataaatatatgaaaaaataaataaataaaccaataataataataatagtcatgtagaatttatttttcaaatcAAAACATTTAcactttaaatataattcattagATGATATTATTTGGcttaaaatatatctatctatatatatatatatactagtcttttttttttttttttttttttgttgtttcttttttcttaatatatcTTAAATCCATACAAACCCCGTTGTTAGAAcgttaagaaaaaaaaaaataataataaaataaataaataaataaataaataaataaataaataaataaataaataaataaataaataaataaataaagtagttatatataaaaataaaaaaattcttaatgatttaataaatgCCTCTTAGctctttttaattataaatatttagaacaaaataaaaacagtCAACTAcaccatatattatatatatatatatatatatatatatattta contains these protein-coding regions:
- a CDS encoding serine/arginine-rich splicing factor 12, which produces MGPYINQKNQPMSLLIRKLKFDTSPSIVREKFKRFGAIKDVYLPIDYYTKEPRGFGFVEFYDAKDAEQALKEMNGSDIDGSRIEVFVAQKGRSDPRHMRYKEKGGYAYRKNPDNKIRRRYISKSNSRYGSHSRDKIRRRERSKERFRYRNSYDRKMSSYRDRKSYHMKSYDRYRDKNHDRSLSRRSREYRNNTSRYRDKRRYDKSYRSTSRRTSRYDKRNENYKSKYNNSNDDYSDETRNSSKHSRKEQVSRSISFNSEKDDTKKKNDNTSERDNSNEWKGSEQRKEEDDEEVEKEKENEEEEEEIYD